Below is a genomic region from Pseudarthrobacter sulfonivorans.
CCATCCGTCCATCGCAGACGACGCGTAGTGCGGCATGTCGTGCAAAGCGGTGATGTCTTCGGCCAGGACCCTGCCCAGCGCCTGGTTAAGGGGAACCCGGCCCGGCGGAATCGGCGTGGCGATGTCAAAGGCGGCCTTGCGCGCCTCGTCCCAGGTGTGGGCAAGGTGCTTTGCCGGGGCTGTCTGCTGCTCGGGATTTTCGGATACGTCGCCGGGGGCGGCGGTCACTGAACGGGAGTCATTCGACGGGGGTCCCGGCGGATTCCGAGTCATAGTCAGCAGCCAGGGTGCGGGCACGGTCCATGGCAGCGGTCATGGCGGCGGCGTTGGTGGCCTGCCCTGCTCCGGCAGCCAGGCCGGCGGCGAAGCCGGCAATAAAGGTGGTGAGCGGGGCGGCGGGGCGGACCACTGAGTGGGCTGCCACGCCGGCCAGCGACAGGATTGTGTTGACGTCGATCTGGACGTCCTCCAGTTCATACGCCTGGAGCAAGGACCTGCACCATTCTTCCAGCGTCTCTTCCTGGCTCTTCACGCTCTGCCTCCCAAATCGTCTGCGGCAGTGTTGCCCCGGAGCCCGGTTATGGGATCCGGACCGGCCACTCCAAGTGCGGCGGCATCGTCCCAGGTGTCCACGTCTGCCGTGGAGCCGGCCGGAACGGCGACAAGCTGCACGTCCAGACTAGCAAGGAGTGCCCTCACCGAACCGTTGATTAAGCGTCCTGTGCTTTCCAGTTCCGCCACGGAACGTTGTAGCGCGGCCGTGCTATAAAAACCGACCAACGGCTGACGGCGGCCATCCTCCGAGACGGCCACCACGCCGTCCGGTCCCAAGCCCGCGGGCGCTCCGGCGGAGGGTCCTCGCGCACGCAAAGTAGCCTTCAGCACCGCCACCGCCTGCCCTACGTTGGGCATGTCG
It encodes:
- the mobA gene encoding molybdenum cofactor guanylyltransferase, which codes for MDADPLDFDAVILAGGRSSRLGGVPKQSLTYDGDSLLRRSAAAARGARAAVVVGPDTGEVPAGEIPAGFLRCREEPPFSGPGAAIAAGLAALAAAGGSRPGLTLVLACDMPNVGQAVAVLKATLRARGPSAGAPAGLGPDGVVAVSEDGRRQPLVGFYSTAALQRSVAELESTGRLINGSVRALLASLDVQLVAVPAGSTADVDTWDDAAALGVAGPDPITGLRGNTAADDLGGRA
- a CDS encoding DUF6457 domain-containing protein, whose product is MKSQEETLEEWCRSLLQAYELEDVQIDVNTILSLAGVAAHSVVRPAAPLTTFIAGFAAGLAAGAGQATNAAAMTAAMDRARTLAADYDSESAGTPVE